GAACTCGCCCTTCAGTGCGCGCCATTCGGTGGCCGAGATCAGCTTGCGGTGCACGTAGCGCACCGAATGCAACGGCCCGTCGAGCTTCTCTTCCCAGAATTTCAGGAAGCTGCGCATTTCCGGGAATTCCGGTGCCAGGTCGTAGTGCTGCCAGATGTAGGTTTGGAGGAAGGCCGGATGGTCGGGCAGGTGGTAGAGGATCTGCGCCGTCGTCAGTCCGTAGCCCTTGAGCTGAAGTTCCATCTCGTTCGTCATGTGGACCTCACTTCTCGCAAAGGTTGGTCTCTATGATGAAACGCCTGATTTGTTAATCAAGGGCTAATATTTGTCCCGAATTGAAACTTTCTCGTGAAATAACAAAAGCTTGGCAGCCTCTCTTTGGGAGTGCTGCCAAGCCTGTTCGAAATCGACGTAGAAAACCTAGCGCTTCAGATGGCGCGTCAGACGCGCTTCCAGCAGGCTCCAGATGTTGCGCAGGATCTCGACCATGATGAGGTAGAGAATGGCTGCCCAGATATACATCTGGAAATCGAAGGTGCGGGAGAAGGCGTAGCGTGTTTCGCCCATGAGATCGAAGACGGTTACGATTGCGACGATCGCCGAGCCCTTGATCATCAGGATGATTTCGTTGCCGTAGGGGCGCAGCGCCACGATCATCGCCTGCGGCAGGATGATCTTCCAGAAGGCGACGCGCTGGGGAAGGCCGAGCGCGTCAGCGCCCTCGCGTTGGCCGCGCGGCACGCTCTCGATCGCGCCGCGCAGGATTTCCGCCTGGTAGGCTGCGGTGTTGAGCGTGAAGGCGAAGATCGCGCAGTTCCAGGCGTCACGGAAGAACCACCACAGGCCGACCGCTTCGAGCTGCGGGCGGAAGCTGCCGAGGCCGTAATAGATGAGGAAGAGCTGTGCCAGCAGCGGCGTGCCGCGGAAGAAGTAGACATAACCGTAGGCGAGCCACGACAGGACCTTGTTCTTCGACATGCGGGCAAAGGCGATCGGCAGCGACAGGATGGCGCCCATGACGATCGAAAGGCCGACCAGCGTCAGCGTGACGCCGAGGCCGTTGATGAAACGCGGGCCGTACTTGGCGAACTTGTCCGGATCCCAGCCGCCGACCACGGTCAGGAAGATGCCGACGCCGAGCGCCAGCCAGATGCCGAGCGCAACGCTGCCGACGAAGCGGGTGAGCGTGTAGGGCTTCGCCGGAACCGGCGGCGGCGCCTGCGGCGGGATCATCGTTGCAACGACACTCATCGGCCCATCTCCGCACGTTTGGTTCGCCGTTCAATATAGGAGAAGACGATCGAGGAAATCATCGCGAGGATCAGGAAGAGCACGCAGGCAACACCGTAGAATTCGAAGGCCTGCTTGGTCACGCGGGCGGCAATGCCGGTCTGACGCAGGATGTCCGTCAGGCCGACGACCGAGACGAGGGCCGTGTCCTTGAGCAGCGCCATCCAGAGATTGC
The nucleotide sequence above comes from Ensifer sp. PDNC004. Encoded proteins:
- a CDS encoding usg protein — protein: MTNEMELQLKGYGLTTAQILYHLPDHPAFLQTYIWQHYDLAPEFPEMRSFLKFWEEKLDGPLHSVRYVHRKLISATEWRALKGEFILH
- a CDS encoding ABC transporter permease; the protein is MSVVATMIPPQAPPPVPAKPYTLTRFVGSVALGIWLALGVGIFLTVVGGWDPDKFAKYGPRFINGLGVTLTLVGLSIVMGAILSLPIAFARMSKNKVLSWLAYGYVYFFRGTPLLAQLFLIYYGLGSFRPQLEAVGLWWFFRDAWNCAIFAFTLNTAAYQAEILRGAIESVPRGQREGADALGLPQRVAFWKIILPQAMIVALRPYGNEIILMIKGSAIVAIVTVFDLMGETRYAFSRTFDFQMYIWAAILYLIMVEILRNIWSLLEARLTRHLKR